One window of the Falco biarmicus isolate bFalBia1 chromosome 2, bFalBia1.pri, whole genome shotgun sequence genome contains the following:
- the RPL31 gene encoding 60S ribosomal protein L31, with amino-acid sequence MAPAKKGGEKKKGRSAINEVVTREYTINIHKRIHGVGFKKRAPRALKEIRKFAMKEMGTPDVRIDTRLNKAVWAKGIRNVPYRIRVRLSRKRNEDEDSPNKLYTLVTYVPVTTFKGLQTVNVDEN; translated from the exons ATGGCTCCTGCAAAGAAAGGTGGCGAGAAGAAGAAGGGACGCTCTGCCATCAATGAGGTGGTGACTAGGGAATATACCATCAACATCCACAAGCGGATCCATGGCGT GGGCTTCAAGAAACGAGCACCACGTGCTCTCAAGGAGATCCGTAAATTTGCGATGAAGGAAATGGGTACTCCTGATGTTCGTATTGACACCAGATTGAACAAAGCAGTCTGGGCTAAAGGAATAAG GAATGTTCCTTACCGTATCCGTGTGCGTTTGTCCAGAAAGCGCAATGAGGATGAAGATTCACCAAACAAGCTGTACACGCTGGTTACCTATGTACCAGTCACAACATTCAAAG gTCTACAGACAGTCAATGTGGATGAAAATTAA